From one Leifsonia soli genomic stretch:
- the gyrA gene encoding DNA gyrase subunit A → MTDEENVSGESGAGFGIHGRIDQVDLQSEMQRSYLDYAMSVIIGRALPEVRDGLKPVHRRVIYAMFDGGYRPDKAFSKCARVVGDVMGQFHPHGDSAIYDALVRLVQPWSLRYPLALGQGNFGSPGNDGAAAPRYTETKMAPLALEMVRDIDEETVDFQDNYDGRTQEPAVLPSRFPNLLVNGSVGIAVGMATNIPPHNLREVADGALWHLQHPEASREELLEELIKRIKGPDFPTGAQILGVKGIHDAYRTGRGSITMRAVVTIEEIQGRVCLVVTELPYQVNPDNLAIKIADLVKEGRIGGIADIRDETSGRTGQRLVIVLKRDAVAKVVLNNLYKHTQLQENFGANMLAIVDNVPRTLALDGFITAWVDHQIEVIVRRTQYRLRKAEERAHILRGYLKALDALDEVIALIRRSPTVDDAREGLKTLLDVDDVQADAILAMQLRRLAALERQRIVDEADAIEKQIAEFHAILDDPARQRSIVSEELTEIVDRFGDDRRTEIMFGYDGDMSVEDLIPEEEMVVTVTRGGYIKRTRSDNYRSQHRGGKGVKGAQLRGEDVVDHFFVTTTHHWLLFFTNKGRVYRAKAYEVQEAGRDAKGQHVANLLAMQPDEEIAEILDIRDYQAAKYLVLATRDGLIKKTALEEYDTNRTGGIIAIKLREDDELVSALLVEEDSDLLLVSRKGMSIRFTASDEALRPMGRSTSGVIGMHFRGDDSLLDASVVSDEGYVFVVTEGGYAKRTAADQYRLQNRGGLGIKVAKLSDDRGDLVGALIVGEDDEVLVVLASGKVVRSAVAEVPAKGRDTMGVVFARFAESDKIIALAKNTERDLESSLPAEDAEAVGKDETVDEQ, encoded by the coding sequence GTGACGGACGAAGAGAACGTGTCGGGCGAGAGCGGAGCCGGCTTCGGCATCCACGGCAGGATCGACCAGGTCGACCTGCAGTCGGAGATGCAGCGGTCGTACCTCGACTACGCCATGTCGGTCATCATCGGGCGTGCGCTGCCTGAGGTGCGCGACGGGCTCAAGCCGGTGCACCGCCGCGTCATCTACGCGATGTTCGACGGCGGGTACCGGCCGGACAAGGCGTTCTCGAAGTGCGCTCGCGTCGTCGGCGACGTGATGGGTCAATTCCACCCGCACGGCGACTCCGCGATCTACGACGCCCTGGTGCGACTCGTCCAGCCGTGGAGCCTGCGCTACCCGCTGGCCCTCGGCCAGGGCAACTTCGGCTCCCCGGGCAACGACGGCGCAGCCGCCCCGCGGTACACCGAGACGAAGATGGCCCCGCTCGCGCTGGAGATGGTGCGCGACATCGACGAGGAGACCGTCGACTTCCAGGACAACTACGACGGGCGCACCCAGGAGCCGGCCGTCCTGCCGAGCCGCTTCCCGAACCTGCTCGTCAACGGCTCCGTCGGCATCGCGGTCGGCATGGCCACGAACATCCCGCCGCACAACCTGCGCGAGGTGGCGGACGGCGCGCTCTGGCACCTGCAGCATCCCGAGGCCTCTCGCGAGGAGCTGCTCGAGGAGCTCATCAAGCGGATCAAGGGACCGGACTTCCCGACCGGCGCGCAGATCCTGGGCGTCAAGGGCATCCACGACGCCTACCGCACCGGACGCGGCTCGATCACGATGCGTGCCGTCGTCACGATCGAGGAGATCCAGGGCCGGGTCTGCCTCGTCGTCACCGAGCTGCCGTACCAGGTGAACCCGGACAATCTGGCGATCAAGATCGCGGACCTGGTCAAGGAGGGCCGCATCGGCGGTATCGCCGACATCCGCGACGAGACCTCCGGACGCACCGGCCAGCGCCTGGTGATCGTGCTGAAGCGCGACGCCGTCGCGAAGGTCGTGCTGAACAACCTGTACAAGCACACGCAGCTGCAGGAGAACTTCGGCGCGAACATGCTCGCGATCGTCGACAACGTGCCTCGCACGCTGGCCCTCGATGGATTCATCACCGCGTGGGTGGACCACCAGATCGAGGTCATCGTCCGGCGGACGCAGTACCGCCTGCGCAAGGCCGAGGAGCGCGCGCACATCCTGCGCGGCTACCTCAAGGCCCTCGACGCGCTCGACGAGGTCATCGCGCTCATCCGCCGCTCGCCAACGGTCGACGACGCACGCGAGGGACTGAAGACCCTGCTCGACGTCGACGACGTCCAGGCGGATGCGATCCTCGCGATGCAGCTCCGCCGCCTGGCCGCCCTCGAGCGGCAGAGGATCGTGGACGAGGCGGATGCGATCGAGAAGCAGATCGCCGAGTTCCACGCGATCCTCGACGACCCGGCGCGTCAGCGTTCGATCGTCAGCGAGGAGCTGACCGAGATCGTCGACCGCTTCGGCGACGACCGGCGCACCGAGATCATGTTCGGCTACGACGGCGACATGAGCGTCGAAGACCTCATCCCCGAAGAGGAGATGGTGGTCACCGTCACGCGCGGCGGCTACATCAAGCGGACGCGGAGCGACAACTACCGCAGCCAGCACCGCGGCGGAAAGGGCGTGAAGGGGGCGCAGCTGCGCGGCGAGGACGTGGTCGACCACTTCTTCGTGACCACGACGCACCACTGGCTCCTCTTCTTCACGAACAAGGGGCGCGTGTACCGCGCCAAGGCGTACGAAGTGCAGGAGGCCGGCCGCGACGCCAAGGGCCAGCACGTCGCCAACCTGCTCGCCATGCAGCCGGATGAGGAGATCGCCGAGATCCTCGACATCCGCGACTACCAGGCGGCCAAGTACCTGGTGCTCGCGACCCGCGACGGCCTGATCAAGAAGACCGCCCTCGAGGAGTACGACACCAACCGCACCGGCGGGATCATCGCGATCAAGCTGCGCGAGGACGACGAGCTCGTCTCCGCACTCCTGGTCGAAGAGGACTCCGACCTGTTGCTCGTCTCCCGCAAGGGCATGTCGATCCGCTTCACGGCGTCCGACGAGGCGCTCCGACCGATGGGCCGGTCGACCTCGGGCGTCATCGGCATGCACTTCCGCGGCGACGACAGCCTGCTCGACGCGTCGGTCGTCTCCGACGAGGGCTACGTCTTCGTCGTCACCGAGGGCGGGTACGCCAAGCGCACCGCAGCAGACCAGTACCGCCTGCAGAACCGCGGCGGTCTGGGCATCAAGGTGGCCAAACTCAGCGACGACCGGGGCGACCTGGTGGGTGCCCTCATCGTGGGCGAAGACGACGAGGTCCTTGTGGTTCTTGCCAGCGGCAAGGTGGTACGCTCTGCCGTGGCCGAGGTACCAGCCAAGGGCCGCGACACCATGGGTGTCGTCTTCGCACGTTTCGCCGAGTCGGACAAGATCATCGCACTGGCGAAGAACACCGAGCGTGATCTCGAATCCTCCCTTCCCGCGGAGGACGCCGAGGCCGTCGGGAAGGATGAAACCGTAGATGAGCAGTAG
- a CDS encoding DUF3566 domain-containing protein translates to MSSSVAEKLAKKSSRRPASAKQVRLKLVYIDFWSTVKLSFLAGICLAIIAIVGTFLIWTVLDRTGIFDQINSLFKDISGAGGSDLRSILGLGQVMGFSLIVAILDIVVVTALGAVFALLYNLSVKITGGLLVGFTNN, encoded by the coding sequence ATGAGCAGTAGCGTCGCCGAGAAGTTGGCCAAGAAGTCGTCCCGTCGACCCGCATCCGCCAAGCAGGTGCGGCTGAAGCTGGTGTACATCGACTTCTGGTCGACCGTGAAGCTGTCGTTCCTCGCCGGGATCTGCCTCGCGATCATCGCGATCGTCGGCACGTTCCTCATCTGGACGGTGCTCGACCGCACGGGCATCTTCGACCAGATCAACAGCCTGTTCAAGGACATCTCGGGCGCCGGCGGCAGCGACCTCCGGTCCATCCTGGGGCTGGGTCAGGTGATGGGCTTCTCGCTCATCGTGGCCATCCTCGACATCGTCGTGGTGACCGCTCTGGGCGCCGTGTTCGCGCTGCTCTACAACCTCTCGGTGAAGATCACCGGCGGTCTGCTGGTCGGTTTCACCAACAACTGA
- a CDS encoding Lrp/AsnC family transcriptional regulator: protein MAVTSTFAVDSTDRSILAELQRDGRQSIAELARTVHMSNSAVAERVRRLEEAGVITGYRAVLDPERLGYGILAYLRLRYPSSQYTPLHDLLAELPEVVEAHHVTGDDCFILKVVATSMRHLEQISGRVGTLGSVTTSVSYSSPFPTRTIVPPPE from the coding sequence ATGGCCGTCACATCCACGTTCGCCGTCGACAGCACCGATCGCAGCATCCTCGCCGAGCTGCAACGCGACGGCAGGCAGTCGATCGCCGAACTCGCCCGCACGGTGCACATGTCGAACAGCGCGGTCGCCGAGCGCGTACGGCGACTGGAAGAGGCCGGCGTGATCACGGGCTACCGGGCGGTCCTCGACCCCGAGAGGCTGGGCTACGGCATCCTCGCCTACCTCCGGCTGCGCTACCCCAGCAGCCAGTACACGCCGCTGCACGATCTGCTCGCGGAACTGCCGGAGGTGGTGGAGGCACACCACGTCACGGGAGACGACTGCTTCATCCTCAAGGTGGTGGCGACCTCCATGCGGCACCTGGAGCAGATCAGCGGCCGCGTCGGAACACTCGGCAGCGTGACGACGAGCGTCTCGTACTCGAGCCCGTTCCCGACGCGGACGATCGTGCCGCCGCCGGAATGA
- a CDS encoding rhodanese-like domain-containing protein yields MTTTTADAIQHFAAKLRFETDPSDVHAAFERGERFVLVDSRAAVAWAQGRVAGAVHLPTAQIDERASQLIPLDMPVVVYCWGPGCNGSTRAALALSRLGYEVREMIGGYEYWVREGLPTVDDAGPLERSVDPLTAPPGIACDC; encoded by the coding sequence ATGACGACAACCACTGCCGACGCCATCCAGCACTTCGCGGCGAAGCTCCGCTTCGAGACCGATCCGTCCGATGTCCATGCCGCGTTCGAGCGCGGTGAGCGCTTCGTCCTGGTGGACAGCCGCGCCGCTGTCGCGTGGGCTCAGGGGCGGGTGGCGGGGGCCGTGCATCTGCCGACCGCCCAGATCGACGAGCGTGCGTCCCAGCTGATCCCGCTCGACATGCCCGTCGTCGTCTACTGCTGGGGTCCGGGATGCAACGGGTCCACCCGAGCCGCCCTCGCGCTCAGCCGGCTCGGCTACGAGGTGCGGGAGATGATCGGCGGTTACGAGTACTGGGTGCGGGAGGGACTGCCGACGGTGGACGACGCCGGTCCGCTCGAACGCTCGGTGGACCCGCTCACGGCGCCCCCGGGCATCGCCTGCGACTGCTGA
- a CDS encoding Fpg/Nei family DNA glycosylase, with protein MPELPEVTALAADLNGRLKQRVIDRLSIAAFSALKTFDPPADALHGLTISGVSRHGKFLDIAAGELHIVVHLARAGWLRWRDSPPPPSTGRLGKGPLAARLVLDDGSGLDITEAGTKKSLAIYVVRDPADVPGIQRLGPDPLDPSFTEEVFAGILGGQGRAQIKGVLRNQSLIAGIGNAYSDEILHVAKMSPYKPASMPPDDVARLYEAMQSTLREALARADGLAASELKSEKKSNLRVHGRTGQPCPVCGDTIRQVIFHDSTFQYCPTCQTGGKPLADRVLSRLLK; from the coding sequence ATGCCCGAACTGCCGGAAGTCACCGCCCTCGCCGCCGACCTCAATGGCCGGCTGAAGCAGCGCGTCATCGACCGTCTGAGCATCGCCGCCTTCTCGGCTCTGAAGACCTTCGATCCTCCGGCCGACGCCCTCCACGGACTGACCATCTCCGGCGTCAGCCGGCACGGCAAGTTCCTCGACATCGCCGCGGGAGAGCTCCACATCGTGGTGCACCTCGCCCGTGCCGGGTGGCTCCGCTGGCGCGATTCCCCTCCGCCGCCTTCCACCGGGCGTCTGGGCAAGGGCCCGCTCGCGGCGCGGCTTGTCCTCGACGACGGCTCGGGGCTCGACATCACCGAGGCCGGCACCAAGAAGAGCCTCGCCATCTACGTCGTTCGCGATCCCGCCGATGTTCCCGGCATCCAGCGTCTCGGCCCCGATCCGCTCGACCCGTCGTTCACCGAGGAGGTCTTCGCGGGCATCCTCGGTGGACAGGGGCGGGCGCAGATCAAGGGCGTCCTGCGCAATCAGTCGCTGATCGCGGGCATCGGGAACGCCTACTCCGACGAGATCCTCCACGTCGCCAAGATGTCGCCGTACAAGCCGGCCAGCATGCCGCCGGACGACGTCGCCCGGCTGTACGAAGCGATGCAGTCCACACTGAGGGAGGCGCTGGCCCGCGCCGACGGCCTGGCCGCGTCCGAGCTGAAGAGCGAGAAGAAGTCGAATCTGCGTGTGCACGGCCGTACCGGCCAGCCCTGCCCGGTGTGCGGAGACACCATCCGGCAGGTCATCTTCCACGACTCGACCTTCCAGTACTGCCCGACGTGCCAGACGGGCGGCAAGCCGCTGGCCGACCGCGTCCTCTCCCGGCTGCTCAAGTAG
- a CDS encoding NUDIX domain-containing protein, which produces MDIRVAAYGVIVDGDRILLAHWNEGGRSGWTLPGGGIDPGEDPVDAVVREIAEETGYLAEAGELLGIDSKVIPGEHRFVPDAGPMHALRIVYRARVVGGSLTNELDGTTDEAAWFPLDRIPSRRVELVDTALGMAGLGAVGLGTAGAGDGR; this is translated from the coding sequence GTGGATATCAGAGTCGCTGCATACGGTGTCATCGTCGACGGCGATCGCATCCTTCTCGCCCACTGGAACGAGGGCGGCCGCTCCGGCTGGACGCTGCCGGGCGGCGGCATCGACCCGGGCGAGGACCCGGTGGATGCGGTGGTCCGCGAGATCGCGGAAGAGACCGGCTATCTCGCCGAGGCGGGCGAGCTGCTCGGAATCGACTCCAAGGTGATCCCCGGCGAGCACCGCTTCGTACCGGATGCCGGACCGATGCACGCGCTCCGGATCGTCTACCGGGCCAGGGTCGTGGGCGGGTCGCTCACGAACGAGCTCGACGGCACGACGGACGAGGCCGCGTGGTTCCCCCTCGACCGCATCCCGAGCCGTCGGGTCGAGCTCGTCGACACCGCGCTGGGGATGGCCGGGCTGGGAGCGGTCGGGCTCGGAACGGCGGGGGCGGGCGACGGCCGCTAG
- a CDS encoding PspC domain-containing protein, which translates to MSTLMRPRDGRVIAGVCAGLANRFGLRPWTVRVLFLLSCLLPGPQFIAYLVMWIVIPGEQARGTATV; encoded by the coding sequence ATGAGCACTCTGATGCGTCCCCGTGATGGCCGTGTGATCGCCGGCGTGTGCGCCGGCCTGGCGAACCGCTTCGGCCTCCGGCCGTGGACGGTCCGCGTCCTGTTCCTGCTGTCGTGCCTGCTGCCGGGCCCGCAGTTCATCGCCTACCTGGTGATGTGGATCGTCATCCCCGGCGAGCAGGCACGCGGAACGGCGACGGTCTAG
- a CDS encoding peptidylprolyl isomerase: MSKHTAVATLHTNYGDIKVNLFGNHAPKTVRNFVGLATGEIEWTHPATGEKSKTPLYDGVVFHRIIPGFMIQGGDPLGQGVGGPGYQFDDEISPDLDFTQPYILAMANAGIQGGRGTNGSQFFITVAPTTWLQGKHTIFGEVADDASRKIVDKLAEVPTDARDRPLDDVVIESIDIEQV, translated from the coding sequence ATGTCTAAGCACACCGCTGTCGCCACGCTCCACACTAACTACGGAGACATCAAGGTCAACCTCTTCGGCAACCACGCGCCGAAGACGGTGCGGAACTTCGTCGGGCTGGCGACGGGCGAGATCGAGTGGACGCACCCCGCCACGGGAGAGAAGTCCAAGACTCCTCTCTACGACGGCGTGGTCTTCCACCGCATCATCCCGGGCTTCATGATCCAGGGCGGCGACCCGCTCGGCCAGGGCGTCGGCGGACCGGGCTACCAGTTCGACGACGAGATCAGCCCCGACCTCGACTTCACGCAGCCGTACATCCTCGCGATGGCCAACGCCGGCATCCAGGGCGGCCGAGGCACCAACGGCTCGCAGTTCTTCATCACCGTCGCGCCGACCACGTGGCTGCAGGGCAAGCACACCATCTTCGGCGAGGTCGCCGACGACGCCTCCCGCAAGATCGTCGACAAGCTGGCCGAGGTTCCCACGGACGCCCGGGACCGGCCGCTCGACGACGTCGTGATCGAGTCGATCGACATCGAGCAGGTCTGA
- a CDS encoding rhomboid family intramembrane serine protease — MTQPVDARANFCYRHPDRQSYVLCQRCGRTICGECQTPAAVGVVCPECMAQQRATHPRTKPAWVTRLTGSGAPVVTYAIIAVCVVVFIVQTLGSLLGLPVNSALVYAGAYSYPGGTFGVGFEPWRMFTSVFAHANIIHIALNMYTLFVFGMALEPLLGRARYLTLFLISGFAGSLGVLLLASPVQPVLGASGAIFGLFGAFFIIQRRLGGSATQMLVLLAINLGIGFLPGFNIAWQAHVGGLIGGLLVGLIYVETRQPQRRRWQLPLLVLLCVIFVAISLIHFFV, encoded by the coding sequence ATGACTCAGCCCGTCGACGCACGCGCGAACTTCTGTTACCGGCACCCCGACCGGCAGAGCTATGTGCTCTGCCAGCGCTGCGGCCGGACGATCTGCGGTGAATGCCAGACCCCGGCCGCGGTCGGGGTCGTCTGCCCGGAGTGCATGGCGCAGCAGCGTGCCACCCATCCGCGCACCAAGCCCGCGTGGGTGACCCGGCTCACCGGCTCCGGAGCTCCGGTCGTCACGTACGCGATCATCGCGGTCTGCGTGGTCGTCTTCATCGTCCAGACTCTGGGGTCGCTGCTCGGCCTGCCGGTGAATTCCGCACTGGTGTACGCCGGGGCGTACTCGTACCCGGGCGGCACATTCGGCGTCGGCTTCGAGCCGTGGCGGATGTTCACGAGCGTGTTCGCGCACGCCAACATCATCCACATCGCGCTGAACATGTACACGCTGTTCGTGTTCGGCATGGCCCTGGAGCCTCTGCTCGGCCGAGCGCGCTATCTCACGTTGTTCCTGATCAGCGGATTCGCCGGATCGCTGGGCGTACTGCTGCTGGCATCGCCGGTGCAGCCCGTCCTCGGCGCCTCCGGCGCCATCTTCGGCCTGTTCGGGGCCTTCTTCATCATCCAGCGCCGCCTGGGCGGCAGTGCGACGCAGATGCTCGTCCTGCTCGCGATCAACCTCGGCATCGGCTTCCTGCCCGGGTTCAACATCGCGTGGCAGGCCCACGTCGGTGGCCTGATCGGTGGCCTCCTGGTCGGGCTGATCTATGTGGAGACCCGGCAGCCGCAGCGTCGGCGCTGGCAGCTGCCCCTGCTGGTCCTGCTCTGCGTCATCTTCGTCGCGATCAGCCTCATCCACTTCTTCGTGTAA
- a CDS encoding cell division protein CrgA, with protein sequence MARSKSKTRTERPVRAERSAAASGEEAPNPVWFKPVMFGFMLLGLIWIIVFYVSQNQYPIPALGAWNILVGFGIAFIGFLMTTRWR encoded by the coding sequence ATGGCACGCAGCAAGTCCAAGACCAGAACCGAGCGCCCCGTGCGCGCAGAGCGCAGCGCCGCGGCATCCGGCGAAGAGGCCCCGAACCCCGTCTGGTTCAAGCCGGTCATGTTCGGCTTCATGCTGCTGGGCCTGATCTGGATCATCGTCTTCTACGTCAGCCAGAATCAGTACCCGATCCCCGCGCTCGGCGCGTGGAACATCCTCGTCGGCTTCGGCATCGCGTTCATCGGCTTCCTGATGACCACGCGCTGGCGGTAG
- a CDS encoding class E sortase, which yields MTTPRRRAARPHRRPTVLGVIGELLVTAGVLVLLFLGWQVWWNNLVLAGQQTNAAAQQSQKWIDDALKAPKPAPDTSTAQVDPPVMAKPAPYQPFAVMYVPRLGADWKRTIRQTVDVERVLNSYTAGVGHYIDTQLPGQVGNFAVAGHDSGWGNTFIDLSKLHIGDRIYVQTADGWYTYVFRNFEYVQPSAVQVLLPVPRQPQATPTERLMTITTCNPPFHAGERLIAYNVFQSYAPPQDVPSEIAAAVGQGG from the coding sequence GTGACCACCCCTCGCAGGCGCGCCGCTCGGCCGCACCGCCGACCCACCGTGCTCGGTGTCATCGGCGAGCTCCTGGTCACCGCCGGCGTGCTGGTCCTGCTCTTCCTCGGCTGGCAGGTCTGGTGGAACAACCTCGTTCTGGCCGGGCAGCAGACGAACGCGGCAGCCCAGCAGAGCCAGAAGTGGATCGACGACGCCCTCAAGGCGCCGAAGCCCGCCCCCGACACGTCCACTGCCCAAGTCGACCCGCCCGTGATGGCGAAGCCCGCTCCGTACCAGCCGTTCGCGGTCATGTACGTGCCCCGGCTCGGCGCCGACTGGAAGCGCACCATCCGGCAGACCGTCGACGTCGAGCGCGTCCTGAACAGCTACACGGCGGGCGTCGGCCACTACATCGACACGCAGCTTCCCGGCCAGGTCGGCAACTTCGCCGTGGCCGGTCACGATTCGGGGTGGGGCAACACCTTCATCGACCTCTCGAAGCTGCACATCGGCGACCGCATCTACGTGCAGACCGCCGACGGCTGGTACACCTACGTCTTCCGCAACTTCGAGTATGTCCAGCCATCGGCCGTGCAGGTGCTGCTGCCCGTTCCTCGGCAGCCGCAGGCCACCCCGACCGAACGACTGATGACCATCACGACCTGCAACCCCCCGTTCCACGCGGGGGAGCGGCTCATCGCGTACAACGTCTTCCAGTCGTACGCGCCGCCGCAGGACGTTCCGAGCGAGATCGCTGCCGCGGTCGGGCAGGGAGGCTGA
- a CDS encoding glutamine amidotransferase-related protein, whose amino-acid sequence MTRVLVIDNYDSFVYTLNGYLRELGAETDVVRNDDIAVADLPAKLAEYDAVLVSPGPGKPADAGVSIPVVQQALLTGQPLLGVCLGHQAIAEAFGGVVTNAEELMHGKTSQVSHDDSDLFDGVAQPFTATRYHSLAVVDGTLPDDLQVTARTAGGVIMALQHVEAPIYGVQFHPESVLTEGGYRMLGNWLEVAGLTGAAEASRALNPLVKLG is encoded by the coding sequence GTGACCCGCGTACTCGTCATCGACAACTACGACAGCTTCGTCTACACGCTGAACGGCTACCTGCGCGAGCTCGGGGCCGAGACCGACGTGGTGCGCAATGACGACATCGCCGTGGCCGACCTCCCGGCGAAGCTCGCCGAGTACGACGCGGTGCTCGTCTCACCCGGCCCGGGCAAGCCCGCCGACGCCGGCGTCTCGATCCCGGTCGTCCAGCAGGCGCTCCTCACCGGTCAGCCGCTGCTCGGCGTGTGCCTCGGGCACCAGGCCATCGCCGAGGCGTTCGGCGGCGTCGTCACCAACGCCGAAGAACTGATGCACGGCAAGACCTCGCAGGTCAGCCACGACGACAGCGACCTGTTCGACGGCGTCGCCCAGCCGTTCACGGCCACCCGGTACCACTCGCTCGCCGTCGTGGACGGGACGCTTCCCGACGACCTGCAGGTGACGGCGCGCACGGCGGGCGGTGTGATCATGGCGCTGCAGCATGTCGAGGCGCCGATCTACGGCGTCCAGTTCCACCCGGAGTCCGTGCTGACCGAGGGCGGTTACCGGATGCTCGGCAACTGGCTCGAGGTCGCCGGTCTCACGGGCGCCGCCGAGGCGTCCCGCGCGCTCAACCCGCTGGTGAAGCTGGGCTGA
- the pknB gene encoding Stk1 family PASTA domain-containing Ser/Thr kinase, whose translation MSPDSRLLAGRYQVGELIGRGGMSDVHRGTDTRLGRTVAIKLLKPSLATDPAFRTRFRQEAQAAARMTHPTIVRVFDAGEETVREPDGHEAQLPFIVMEYVDGVLLKDLIKKGPLERAEAVRITEGILTALEYSHRAGVVHRDIKPGNVMITKAGQVKVMDFGIARAISDSSATVAQTTAVLGTASYFSPEQAKGESVDARTDLYSTGVVLFEMLTGRPPFRGDTPVAIAYQHVSETAVPPSTINPKVSPAMDVVVARAMTKDRFERYQTVAEFRADLEEAAAGRIPKRKHEDELAETLFGAPPSSVSGPEAAFRQLAEDQTMTRTQRRPPVIWIWAGIAIMAVVIVAVLAWVLRLAPSTTMPDSSRKVPNLSGQTLDKATSQLDEMKLKWVQTTESSPTYAEGQVIRTDPGAGIVVATGDTITLYVSTGKKTVSVPDVHNMTVDAATQALQQAGLTVGPKTSENSPDVPANVVITTDPAANASAHEGDPIGLHVSSGKVTLTDLTGQTIQAATGILSQLGLTGNPKPDPTCPQDKGATMVHTQSVSPGDVPQGSTVDLTYCSG comes from the coding sequence TTGAGCCCAGATAGCCGCCTGCTCGCAGGCCGATATCAGGTGGGCGAACTCATCGGCCGGGGCGGCATGTCGGACGTCCATCGCGGAACCGACACCCGGCTGGGTCGTACGGTGGCCATCAAGCTGCTCAAGCCGTCCCTCGCCACCGACCCGGCGTTCCGCACGCGGTTCCGGCAGGAGGCCCAGGCCGCCGCGCGCATGACGCACCCGACCATCGTGCGCGTGTTCGACGCCGGCGAAGAGACGGTGCGCGAGCCGGACGGCCACGAGGCGCAGCTGCCCTTCATCGTGATGGAGTACGTCGACGGCGTCCTCCTCAAAGACCTCATCAAGAAGGGCCCGCTGGAGCGCGCGGAGGCCGTGCGCATCACCGAGGGCATCCTCACCGCGCTCGAGTACTCGCACCGTGCCGGTGTGGTCCACCGCGACATCAAGCCGGGCAACGTGATGATCACGAAGGCCGGCCAGGTCAAGGTGATGGACTTCGGCATCGCCCGCGCCATCAGCGACTCCTCCGCGACCGTGGCCCAGACCACCGCCGTTCTGGGCACCGCCAGCTACTTCTCACCGGAGCAGGCCAAAGGCGAGTCGGTCGACGCGCGCACAGACCTCTACTCGACGGGCGTCGTGCTCTTCGAGATGCTCACCGGCCGGCCGCCGTTCCGCGGCGACACCCCGGTGGCGATCGCCTACCAGCACGTCAGCGAGACCGCCGTCCCGCCGAGCACCATCAACCCGAAGGTCTCCCCGGCGATGGATGTGGTCGTCGCCCGGGCGATGACGAAGGACCGCTTCGAGCGCTACCAGACGGTCGCCGAGTTCCGCGCCGACCTCGAGGAGGCCGCCGCCGGGCGCATCCCGAAGCGCAAGCACGAGGACGAGCTCGCCGAAACCCTGTTCGGGGCACCGCCCAGCTCTGTCTCCGGTCCGGAGGCCGCCTTCCGGCAGCTGGCCGAGGACCAGACGATGACGCGCACCCAGCGTCGTCCACCCGTGATCTGGATCTGGGCCGGAATCGCGATCATGGCGGTGGTCATCGTCGCCGTGCTCGCCTGGGTGCTCAGGCTCGCCCCGAGCACGACCATGCCCGACTCGTCCCGCAAGGTGCCGAACCTCTCCGGGCAGACCCTCGACAAGGCCACCTCGCAGCTCGACGAGATGAAGCTCAAGTGGGTGCAGACCACGGAGTCGAGCCCCACCTACGCCGAGGGCCAGGTGATCCGCACCGATCCGGGTGCGGGCATCGTCGTCGCGACCGGCGACACCATCACGCTCTACGTCTCGACCGGCAAGAAGACGGTCTCGGTGCCGGATGTCCACAACATGACGGTGGATGCCGCCACCCAGGCCCTGCAACAGGCCGGCCTGACGGTCGGTCCGAAGACGTCGGAGAACTCCCCCGACGTGCCGGCGAACGTGGTGATCACGACCGATCCGGCCGCGAACGCCTCGGCGCACGAGGGCGATCCGATCGGCCTGCATGTGTCGAGTGGCAAGGTGACCCTGACCGACTTGACCGGCCAGACCATCCAGGCGGCTACGGGGATCCTGTCCCAGCTCGGCTTGACCGGGAATCCGAAGCCCGACCCGACGTGTCCCCAGGACAAGGGCGCGACCATGGTCCACACGCAGTCCGTCTCACCGGGCGACGTGCCGCAGGGGTCGACGGTCGATCTGACCTACTGCTCGGGCTGA